One window of Globicephala melas chromosome 2, mGloMel1.2, whole genome shotgun sequence genomic DNA carries:
- the TMEM30B gene encoding cell cycle control protein 50B: MTWSATARGAHQPDNTAFTQQRLPAWQPLLSASITLPLFFCAGLAFIGLGLGLYYSSNGIKELEYDYTGDPGTGNCSVCAAAGQGRAPPPRCSCAWYFSLPEFFQGPVYLYYELTNFYQNNRRYGVSRDDAQLSGLQSALHHPVNDCYPYQYSAAGLPIAPCGAIANSLFNDSFSLWHQRLPGGPYVEVPLDRTGIAWWTDYHVKFRNPPLVNGSLALAFLGTAPPPSWHRPVYELSPDPNNTGFINQDFVVWMRTAALPTFRKLYARIRQGNYSAGLPRGTYRVNITYNYPVRVFGGHKLINFSSISWMGGKNPFLGIAYLVVGSLCILTGFVMLVVYIRYQDQNDDDEDDE; the protein is encoded by the coding sequence ATGACCTGGAGCGCCACCGCCCGGGGCGCCCACCAGCCCGACAACACCGCGTTCACTCAGCAGCGCCTCCCCGCCTGGCAGCCGCTGCTGTCAGCCAGCATCACGCTGCCGCTCTTCTTCTGCGCCGGCCTGGCCTTCAtcggcctgggcctgggcctctaCTACTCCTCCAACGGCATCAAGGAGCTCGAGTACGACTACACCGGCGACCCGGGCACCGGCAACTGCTCGGTGTGCGCCGCCGCCGGCCAGGGCCGCGCGCCGCCGCCCCGCTGCTCGTGCGCCTGGTACTTCTCGCTGCCCGAGTTCTTCCAGGGCCCCGTGTACCTCTACTACGAGCTGACCAACTTCTACCAGAACAACCGGCGCTACGGCGTGTCCCGCGACGACGCGCAGCTGAGCGGGCTGCAGAGCGCGCTGCACCACCCGGTCAACGACTGCTACCCCTACCAGTATAGCGCGGCTGGCCTGCCCATCGCGCCTTGCGGCGCCATCGCCAACAGCCTCTTCAACGACTCCTTCTCGCTGTGGCACCAGCGCCTGCCGGGCGGGCCCTACGTCGAGGTGCCGCTCGACCGCACCGGCATCGCCTGGTGGACCGACTACCACGTCAAGTTCCGCAACCCGCCGCTGGTGAACGGCAGCCTGGCGTTGGCCTTCCTGGGCACCGCGCCCCCGCCCAGCTGGCACCGGCCGGTCTACGAGCTCAGCCCAGACCCGAACAACACCGGCTTCATCAACCAGGACTTCGTGGTATGGATGCGCACGGCGGCGCTGCCCACGTTCCGCAAGCTGTACGCGCGCATCCGCCAGGGCAACTACTCGGCCGGGTTGCCGCGGGGCACCTACCGCGTCAACATCACCTACAACTACCCGGTGCGCGTCTTCGGCGGCCACAAGCTCATCAACTTCAGCAGCATCTCTTGGATGGGCGGCAAGAATCCGTTCCTGGGCATCGCCTACTTGGTGGTCGGCTCCCTCTGCATCCTCACGGGATTTGTCATGCTGGTCGTCTACATTCGCTACCAGGACCAGAACGACGACGACGAGGACGACGAGTAA